The following DNA comes from Photobacterium sp. DA100.
GCGCTTGCCGTCCTTACGGATATCCGGCTGGTTAGGGTGCTTGGTTGCAAAGCGTTTTGAACCATGGCGGCCAGACCCACGACGCTGCGCTGGGGTCATCTCGGCTTCGCTGCCTTCTTCTGGCACCAAACAGTTTGCTCGGTCGCCGATCAAGTGTTTCTTGCCCATGCTGATCAGCGCTTCACGGATCAATGGCCAGTTCAGCGGGTCATGATAGCGCAGGAAGGCCTTGTGCAAGCGGCGCTGTCGTTCACCTTTGGCAACAAACAGATCTTCACGCTTCTTGTACTTCACACGTTTGAGCGGGTTGGTCTCCGAGTGGTACATGGCCGTTGCATTACACATCGGCGATGGGTAGAAGTTCTGTACCTGATCACACTGGAAATCGTTTTTCTTCAGCCACAAGGCCAAATTCAGCATGTCCTCATCGGTAGAGCCCGGGTGGGCAGAGATGAAGTACGGGATCAGGTACTGCTTTTTACCCGCTTCTTTGCTGAATTTCTCGAACATCTCCTTGAAGCGGTCATAGGTGCCCATACCAGGCTTCATCATCAGATCCAGGGTGCCTTTTTCGGTATGCTCAGGGGCGATCTTCAAGTAGCCACCGACGTGGTGAGTGACCAGCTCTTTGACGTATTCCGGAGATTCAACCGCGAGGTCGTAACGAACACCCGAGGCGATCATGATCTTCTTGATACCATCGACATTTCGCGCTTTGCGGTATAGATCAATGGTGTGTTTGTGGTCAGTATCCAGCTTCTTACAGATCTCTGGGAAGATACACGATGGACGGCGACAGTTTTTCTCGGCGCGAGGATCAGAACAGCCCAAGCGGTACATGTTGGCTGTCGGACCGCCCAAGTCAGAAATCGTGCCGGTGAACCCCGGGACCTTGTCTCGGATTTCTTCCAGCTCGTTGAGGATCGACTCATGCGAGCGGTTTTGGATAATTCGTCCTTCGTGCTCGGTGATCGAGCAGAAAGAACAACCGCCGAAGCAGCCACGCATGATATTGACACTGGTCTTGATCATGTCATAAGCCGGAATTTTGGCTTTGCCATAGGCCGGGTGTGGGACGCGCGCGTAAGGCAGGCCAAACACAAAATCCATCTCTTCTGTTGTCAGAGGGATAGGTGGACGGTTGATCCACAGTTCACGATCACCATGCTTCTGGATCAAGGCTCTTGCCGAATACGGATTGGTCTCCAGGTGCATGACGCGGCTAGCATGGGCATACAAAATACGGTCGTTGCGCAGCTTCTCGAAAGAAGGCAAACGAACCACCGTGGTCTCGGCATCATGGCGCGAAGGCTGGATTTGAACCGGCTTGGCTTCCGATTCTTGTGCTTTTTCACTTTTGTTGGTTGCACAGGTTTCTTCTGTCGCATACGGGTTAGGCATCGGCATGGCTCTGCCCGGTTTTTCAATCCGGCTAGAGTCAATTTCCTTATAGTGCTCAGGGCACTCACGCAGGATAACGGCAGTACCTGCAATATTGGTCAGCTCGGCAATGTTTTCGCCATCGGCAAGACGGTGGGCAACTTCAACCAGCGCACGTTCGGCGTTACCAAATAGCAGAATATCGCCTTTGGCATCAAGCAATACTGAGCGGCGAACTTTATCAGACCAGTAATCATAGTGGGCAAGGCGACGAAGGCTAGCCTCAATACCGCCCAGTACGATTGGGGTGTCTTTGTACGCCTCACGGCAGCGCTGGGAGTAAACCAGAACCGCACGGTCAGGGCGTTTGCCCCCTTCGTTGTTTGGCGTATAGGCATCATCGTGGCGCAGCTTACGGTCGGCTGTATAGCGGTTGATCATCGAGTCCATGTTGCCGGCGGTGATGCCGAAAAATAGGTTCGGCTGCCCCAGTGCCATGAAGGCATCTTTGTTGCCCCATTCAGGTTGCGCGATGATACCGACACGAAAACCCTGCGCCTCAAGCAAACGTCCGATGACCGCCATACCAAAGCTTGGGTGGTCGACGTAGGCATCACCGGTAACGATAATAATGTCACAGCTATCCCAGCCCAGCGCGTCCATTTCGGCACGGCTGGTAGGCAGGAAAGGTGCAGTACCGTAGCATTCCGCCCAGTACTTTGGATATTCGTTAATTTTGTCTGAAATCATTTGCTTACAGTTTACTTCTCAAAATGGGGCATATGCCGGACAATT
Coding sequences within:
- a CDS encoding YgiQ family radical SAM protein — its product is MISDKINEYPKYWAECYGTAPFLPTSRAEMDALGWDSCDIIIVTGDAYVDHPSFGMAVIGRLLEAQGFRVGIIAQPEWGNKDAFMALGQPNLFFGITAGNMDSMINRYTADRKLRHDDAYTPNNEGGKRPDRAVLVYSQRCREAYKDTPIVLGGIEASLRRLAHYDYWSDKVRRSVLLDAKGDILLFGNAERALVEVAHRLADGENIAELTNIAGTAVILRECPEHYKEIDSSRIEKPGRAMPMPNPYATEETCATNKSEKAQESEAKPVQIQPSRHDAETTVVRLPSFEKLRNDRILYAHASRVMHLETNPYSARALIQKHGDRELWINRPPIPLTTEEMDFVFGLPYARVPHPAYGKAKIPAYDMIKTSVNIMRGCFGGCSFCSITEHEGRIIQNRSHESILNELEEIRDKVPGFTGTISDLGGPTANMYRLGCSDPRAEKNCRRPSCIFPEICKKLDTDHKHTIDLYRKARNVDGIKKIMIASGVRYDLAVESPEYVKELVTHHVGGYLKIAPEHTEKGTLDLMMKPGMGTYDRFKEMFEKFSKEAGKKQYLIPYFISAHPGSTDEDMLNLALWLKKNDFQCDQVQNFYPSPMCNATAMYHSETNPLKRVKYKKREDLFVAKGERQRRLHKAFLRYHDPLNWPLIREALISMGKKHLIGDRANCLVPEEGSEAEMTPAQRRGSGRHGSKRFATKHPNQPDIRKDGKRGGPRKNGSQAGSNHAGKPGNKPHGNRNGSSSNSRNGQNAKGPTNGSKPQSRQGGNGKPNSSRNGKPSQSRSGGNPNRSRAR